The Solirubrobacterales bacterium genome has a window encoding:
- a CDS encoding ParB/RepB/Spo0J family partition protein, with translation MARPGMGRGLAAILPEAAAEPELRQLPVESIRRNPQQPRTQFGPDSLKALAASLAEAGVVQPLIVRPLRDGRFELIAGERRWRAAREAGLQTVPAIVRDEDEAERLQTALIENMAREDLNPVDEARACAALVEELGLSKKQLARRLGRSRSAISNLIRLLDLPDEVLNLLAAGELSEGHGRAILQAPGNEARRALAREAARHDWSVRETERRAKQADAPKGSKTAGHPDQDAALEHAADALEAALGTAIRVRPVRRGIRVELHFDDLDELLAFADQRGSAG, from the coding sequence ATGGCTAGGCCGGGAATGGGCCGCGGACTGGCGGCGATCCTTCCGGAGGCGGCCGCCGAGCCCGAGCTTCGGCAGTTGCCCGTCGAGTCGATCCGGCGCAACCCGCAGCAGCCGCGAACACAATTCGGGCCTGATTCGCTCAAGGCGCTGGCCGCCTCGCTCGCCGAGGCCGGCGTGGTTCAGCCGCTGATCGTGCGCCCGCTGCGGGACGGTCGGTTCGAGCTGATTGCCGGCGAGCGCCGCTGGCGCGCAGCGCGGGAGGCGGGGCTCCAGACCGTGCCGGCGATTGTGCGCGACGAGGACGAGGCCGAGCGCCTCCAGACGGCCTTGATCGAGAACATGGCCCGGGAGGACCTCAACCCCGTGGACGAGGCGCGCGCCTGTGCGGCGCTGGTGGAGGAGCTGGGGCTCAGCAAGAAGCAGCTTGCGCGGCGGCTCGGTCGCAGTCGCTCCGCCATCTCGAACCTGATCCGGCTCCTCGACCTGCCCGACGAGGTGCTCAACCTGCTGGCTGCTGGAGAGCTCAGCGAGGGTCACGGCCGAGCGATCCTCCAGGCCCCGGGCAACGAGGCCCGCCGCGCGCTCGCCCGCGAGGCGGCAAGGCACGATTGGTCAGTTCGGGAGACCGAGCGCAGGGCGAAGCAGGCCGACGCGCCGAAGGGGTCGAAGACCGCCGGTCACCCCGATCAGGACGCCGCCTTGGAGCACGCTGCCGATGCGCTCGAGGCCGCCCTCGGCACCGCCATCCGGGTTCGTCCCGTCCGCCGCGGCATCCGCGTCGAGCTTCATTTCGATGACCTCGACGAGCTGCTTGCCTTCGCCGATCAGCGGGGCTCTGCCGGCTGA
- a CDS encoding PLP-dependent aminotransferase family protein, producing the protein MPEQQDSPTPPEQRRLPAHRRAHQTAHDLERYAGLFAQRTRVMRSSAMRDLMAITARPEVISLAGGQADTSTFPPETFAAQMTRIAQESSAEALQYGPTEGFEAMKSAICGVMAAEGMSPDPEDVIVTTGGQQAIDLVTKTLVDPGDPVICEAPTYPGAVPVFSSYQAETHQVEMDEAGMKVDQLEALLDRLAADGRRPKFIYSVPTFQNPAGVTLSAERRRRLVELAREREVLVVEDNPYGLLRYEGEPQQALYLLDGGDYVIYIGTLSKILSPGIRLGWAVAPPPVMEKMALGKQATDLCTSTLAQYFALEYFAEDRWRSYVDSLCEIYRSRRNAMLEALQRHFPEQATWTRPQGGMFVWATLPSYIDTSDLLAKALRENVAFVPGAAAYVDGQQGRSSMRLNFSGFNEDRIREGIRRIGMVVSEQVALYQTITGEHPLPAGSGERLGPEDPAPPGGDVVPLRGRREDA; encoded by the coding sequence ATGCCGGAGCAGCAGGACTCCCCGACCCCTCCCGAGCAGCGCCGCCTCCCCGCCCATCGTCGGGCCCACCAGACGGCACACGACCTCGAGCGCTATGCGGGGCTGTTCGCACAGCGCACCAGGGTCATGCGATCGTCGGCGATGCGCGACCTGATGGCGATCACGGCCCGGCCCGAGGTGATCTCCCTCGCCGGCGGACAGGCCGACACCTCGACGTTTCCGCCCGAGACCTTCGCCGCCCAGATGACCCGAATCGCCCAGGAGTCGTCGGCTGAGGCGCTCCAGTACGGGCCCACCGAGGGATTCGAGGCGATGAAGTCGGCCATCTGCGGCGTGATGGCCGCCGAGGGAATGTCGCCCGACCCCGAGGACGTGATCGTCACCACCGGCGGCCAGCAGGCCATCGACCTGGTCACGAAGACCCTGGTCGATCCCGGTGACCCCGTGATCTGCGAGGCGCCGACCTATCCCGGCGCGGTCCCGGTGTTCAGCTCCTACCAAGCGGAGACCCACCAGGTCGAGATGGACGAGGCGGGCATGAAAGTCGACCAGCTCGAGGCCCTGCTCGACCGCCTCGCGGCGGACGGGCGCCGACCGAAGTTCATCTACTCGGTGCCGACCTTCCAGAACCCTGCGGGGGTCACCCTGTCCGCCGAGCGCCGTCGCCGCCTCGTCGAGCTGGCGCGCGAGCGCGAGGTGTTGGTGGTCGAGGACAACCCCTACGGCTTGCTGCGCTACGAGGGGGAGCCTCAGCAGGCCCTGTACCTGCTCGACGGCGGCGACTACGTGATCTACATCGGCACGCTGTCGAAGATCCTCTCGCCGGGAATTCGCCTGGGATGGGCGGTGGCGCCCCCGCCGGTGATGGAGAAGATGGCGCTCGGGAAGCAGGCCACGGACCTCTGCACGTCCACCCTGGCCCAGTACTTCGCTCTCGAGTACTTCGCCGAGGATCGCTGGCGCTCCTACGTCGACAGCCTGTGCGAGATCTACCGCTCGCGACGCAACGCCATGCTCGAAGCGCTCCAGCGGCACTTTCCCGAGCAGGCCACCTGGACCCGCCCGCAGGGTGGCATGTTCGTCTGGGCGACCCTCCCCTCCTACATCGATACCTCGGATCTGCTCGCCAAGGCCCTGCGCGAGAACGTCGCCTTCGTCCCCGGCGCCGCCGCCTACGTAGACGGTCAGCAGGGGCGTAGCTCGATGCGGCTCAACTTCTCCGGCTTCAACGAGGATCGGATCCGGGAGGGAATCCGCCGGATCGGCATGGTGGTCAGCGAGCAGGTGGCGCTGTACCAGACCATCACCGGCGAACATCCCTTGCCGGCCGGATCCGGCGAACGGCTCGGGCCTGAGGATCCCGCGCCACCGGGAGGGGACGTGGTCCCTCTGCGCGGGCGGCGCGAGGACGCCTAG
- a CDS encoding R3H domain-containing nucleic acid-binding protein, with amino-acid sequence MTTDGANELPAEPAERVRAILERVVDALEVDADVEVDEDAEQIVGRVDGEDVGLLIGRRGQTIDAVQLLCYRAAFRGLQDRKRVVVDAAGYRERRRLAIEGQADRAAERALQTGKEIELEPMSATERRVVHQHLKDRAGLETFSEGDDPERCVIVAPLLTD; translated from the coding sequence GTGACTACCGATGGGGCCAACGAGCTGCCGGCCGAGCCGGCCGAGCGCGTCAGGGCGATCCTCGAGCGCGTCGTCGATGCGCTCGAGGTCGATGCGGACGTCGAGGTGGACGAAGACGCCGAACAGATCGTTGGCCGGGTGGACGGCGAGGACGTCGGACTGTTGATCGGGCGCCGTGGCCAGACGATCGATGCCGTTCAGCTGCTCTGTTACCGGGCTGCGTTCCGGGGCCTCCAGGACCGAAAGCGGGTGGTCGTGGATGCCGCCGGCTACCGGGAACGCCGCCGGCTGGCGATCGAGGGGCAGGCTGATCGCGCCGCCGAGCGGGCGCTGCAGACGGGCAAGGAGATCGAGCTCGAGCCGATGAGCGCGACCGAACGACGGGTCGTCCATCAGCACCTCAAGGATCGTGCCGGGCTCGAGACCTTCAGCGAGGGCGACGACCCCGAGCGGTGCGTGATCGTCGCGCCGCTGCTCACCGATTGA
- the pdxH gene encoding pyridoxamine 5'-phosphate oxidase, with translation MPRRPDLPPLHRSALDDDPIEQFRTWYEQAVREVPLADAMALATVNGDGAPDARMVLLKGFGPEAFRFFTNLASAKARQLEANPHAALILYWRELDRQVRVRGSVELIPGAASDEYFASRSREAQIGAWASPQSEPMPTREALDARVEEAEDRFSGGAVPRPDSWGGYALQPEQIEFWQGQAARLHDRFLYTREEDGSWKLERLAP, from the coding sequence ATGCCGCGCCGTCCGGACCTGCCGCCGCTTCACCGTTCCGCCCTCGACGACGATCCGATCGAGCAGTTCCGAACCTGGTACGAGCAGGCCGTACGGGAGGTTCCCCTGGCGGATGCAATGGCGCTCGCGACAGTGAACGGGGATGGTGCGCCGGATGCGCGCATGGTTCTGCTCAAGGGCTTCGGACCGGAGGCCTTTCGCTTCTTCACCAACCTCGCGTCGGCTAAGGCCCGGCAGCTCGAGGCCAACCCCCACGCGGCGCTGATCCTCTACTGGCGCGAGCTGGACCGCCAGGTGCGAGTCCGAGGCTCAGTGGAGCTGATTCCGGGGGCAGCCTCGGATGAATACTTCGCAAGCCGCTCCCGCGAGGCGCAGATCGGCGCTTGGGCCTCACCCCAGAGTGAGCCGATGCCCACCCGCGAAGCGCTCGACGCCCGCGTCGAGGAGGCGGAGGATCGGTTCTCAGGCGGTGCGGTGCCCCGCCCGGACTCCTGGGGCGGGTACGCGCTGCAGCCCGAGCAGATCGAGTTCTGGCAAGGCCAGGCCGCCCGGCTCCACGACCGCTTTCTCTATACGCGCGAGGAGGACGGCAGCTGGAAGCTCGAAAGGCTGGCCCCGTGA
- a CDS encoding alkaline phosphatase family protein — protein sequence MPATRKLCLIVVDSLRTDMLLRASADGLAPNFAALLERGSLVGDCVSSFPSVTPVACSELTTGVGPDQHGISGMNWYHRAEQRYVEYGSSLEATRAFGLFRTLYDTVYNLNMAHLSHEVDTIFESLGDAGIRTAVTPFLIYRGRRRHELSLEGLMRRVAVAANFRHAVWGPDELFYGELYASRRVPCKATLARPGTRDSYSACVGRELVREDLYDFLLFSLPDNDHHTHTHGVDAMLDSISHADRSFGEIVDETGGIDAFLDAHSVILVADHAQTDVRAAVPLATALGTHWTVLAANAERPAPAELAVSPTARAAGIYLLAEGRRRATIHAGVRARLRALDGVDLIAWLSSDNGSGPEAVVDTARGELRFRPGSQLSDRRGARWDVEGEPAALSLRPVDGVLDDADYPDGLARLWSALTAPTAGDLLVSLEDGYECVDWGGSTHVGGASHGALHAGDSLGPLVLCGLEAGVEDARQQWALRDIAGLVLDHFGLVGEANIRASEARSGTEIEAGVAR from the coding sequence ATGCCAGCGACTCGCAAGCTCTGCCTGATCGTCGTCGACTCGCTTCGCACCGACATGCTCCTGCGGGCTTCGGCCGACGGCTTGGCGCCAAACTTCGCTGCCCTGCTCGAACGCGGCTCGCTGGTCGGCGACTGCGTCTCGTCTTTCCCGTCGGTCACCCCCGTCGCCTGCTCGGAGCTCACCACCGGCGTTGGCCCGGACCAGCACGGCATCAGCGGCATGAACTGGTACCACCGAGCCGAGCAACGGTACGTCGAGTACGGATCCTCGCTGGAGGCAACTCGCGCTTTCGGTCTCTTCAGGACCCTCTACGACACCGTCTACAACCTGAACATGGCCCATCTCTCCCACGAGGTGGACACCATCTTCGAGAGCCTCGGCGACGCCGGGATACGGACTGCGGTGACGCCGTTCCTCATCTATCGCGGCCGCCGACGGCATGAGCTCAGCCTCGAGGGGCTGATGCGACGGGTGGCGGTGGCGGCGAACTTCCGCCATGCGGTCTGGGGACCCGACGAGCTCTTCTACGGAGAGCTGTACGCGAGCCGCCGCGTGCCCTGCAAGGCGACGCTGGCGCGGCCGGGCACCCGCGACAGCTACTCGGCGTGCGTGGGCCGGGAGCTGGTCCGGGAGGACCTGTACGACTTCCTGCTCTTCTCGCTGCCCGACAACGACCACCACACTCACACCCACGGTGTCGACGCGATGCTCGACTCGATCTCGCACGCCGACCGCAGCTTCGGCGAGATCGTGGACGAGACCGGTGGAATTGACGCCTTCCTCGACGCCCACTCAGTGATCTTGGTGGCCGATCACGCGCAGACCGACGTCAGGGCGGCCGTGCCGCTGGCGACGGCGCTGGGCACCCACTGGACCGTGCTGGCGGCGAACGCAGAGCGGCCGGCGCCGGCTGAGCTCGCGGTGAGCCCGACGGCGCGGGCGGCTGGGATCTACCTGCTGGCAGAGGGTCGGCGCCGCGCGACGATCCACGCGGGGGTGCGCGCCCGCCTTCGTGCCCTCGACGGAGTTGACCTGATCGCATGGCTCAGCTCCGACAACGGCTCCGGCCCAGAGGCGGTGGTCGACACGGCGCGCGGGGAGCTCCGCTTTCGCCCTGGCTCGCAACTGTCCGATCGGCGGGGCGCCCGCTGGGATGTCGAGGGCGAGCCCGCCGCCTTGTCCCTGAGGCCTGTCGATGGTGTCCTTGACGACGCCGACTATCCCGACGGCCTGGCGCGCCTATGGTCGGCGCTGACGGCGCCGACCGCGGGGGATCTGCTGGTCTCCCTGGAAGACGGCTACGAGTGCGTGGACTGGGGCGGGTCCACGCACGTCGGAGGCGCCAGCCACGGCGCCCTCCACGCCGGCGACTCGCTTGGACCGTTGGTGCTCTGCGGCTTGGAGGCCGGTGTCGAGGACGCACGCCAGCAGTGGGCGCTCCGCGACATCGCAGGGTTGGTGCTGGACCACTTCGGCCTGGTGGGCGAGGCAAACATCAGGGCGTCCGAGGCTCGCAGCGGAACCGAGATCGAGGCGGGGGTCGCCAGGTGA
- a CDS encoding D-alanine--D-alanine ligase produces MKVAVLKGGRSLERQVSLRSGARVEDALASLGHQVVPLDVGADLVRRLKEEEPDVAFIALHGPGGEDGTPQELLEILGIPYTGPGVAACIRCMDKVLAKHLLRAAGIPTPDWVAFNSTAFREHGAGDALEEIEARLGFPLVVKPGGQGSALGVRFAASQDDVPEALVSAFSYDDRVLLERHVPGRELAVSFLDGEPLPVVEVHPKEEDRFNYEARYEIGRTDYVCPAELDAAETVEVQGVAGRAYEALGCTGFARVDLMLDADSTPQVLEANAIPGLTDTSLFPMAADAASIGFEQLVGRIIDLAVARPELATKSR; encoded by the coding sequence ATGAAGGTCGCCGTACTGAAGGGAGGCAGGTCTCTGGAGCGCCAGGTGTCCCTGCGCTCGGGGGCGCGCGTCGAGGACGCGCTGGCGTCGCTCGGCCACCAGGTCGTGCCCCTGGACGTCGGCGCCGACCTGGTCCGACGCCTGAAGGAGGAGGAACCGGACGTCGCGTTCATCGCCCTGCACGGCCCCGGCGGCGAGGACGGCACTCCGCAGGAGTTGCTCGAGATCCTCGGCATCCCCTATACCGGCCCCGGCGTGGCTGCGTGCATCCGCTGCATGGACAAGGTCCTGGCGAAGCACCTGCTGCGGGCAGCGGGGATCCCCACCCCCGACTGGGTCGCCTTCAACTCCACCGCCTTCCGGGAGCACGGCGCCGGCGATGCGCTGGAGGAGATCGAGGCCAGGTTGGGCTTCCCCCTGGTGGTCAAGCCGGGCGGACAAGGCTCGGCGCTCGGAGTCCGGTTCGCTGCCTCGCAAGACGACGTACCCGAGGCGCTCGTGTCCGCGTTCAGCTACGACGACCGGGTGCTGCTCGAACGGCACGTCCCCGGCCGCGAGCTGGCGGTCTCGTTCCTTGACGGCGAGCCGCTGCCGGTCGTCGAGGTGCACCCCAAGGAGGAGGACCGATTCAACTATGAGGCCCGCTATGAGATTGGCCGCACCGACTACGTCTGCCCGGCAGAGCTCGACGCCGCCGAGACTGTGGAGGTGCAGGGTGTGGCAGGCCGCGCCTACGAGGCGCTCGGCTGCACCGGCTTCGCTCGCGTCGACCTGATGCTCGATGCCGACTCCACCCCGCAGGTGTTGGAAGCCAACGCGATTCCCGGCCTCACCGATACCTCGCTCTTCCCGATGGCCGCCGACGCCGCGTCCATCGGCTTCGAACAGCTCGTGGGCCGGATCATCGACCTGGCCGTAGCCCGGCCTGAACTAGCGACAAAGTCGCGGTAG
- a CDS encoding ParA family protein, whose protein sequence is MGAVYAIANQKGGVGKTTTAVNLAASAAADGAQVLICDLDAQCNATVALGLGRELRPSSYDCLIGQCSVAEAAQPAGPDNMWIVPANRDLAGASVELPRIDGSERHLRRMLGPIRERFGITLLDCPPSLGPVTVNALMAADRVIVPVQAEYLALEGLVQFLETVRLLQRELNPGLVLTGVVITMHDERTKLAQDVERQLREHFPELMFRTVIPRSVRVAEAPSFGVPVLAHAPASRGASAYRDLALELAERERAEQVSVEHFQAEEAEMRVEAHG, encoded by the coding sequence ATGGGTGCCGTGTACGCAATCGCCAATCAGAAGGGTGGGGTCGGCAAGACGACGACCGCCGTCAATCTGGCGGCCTCCGCAGCGGCCGATGGCGCCCAGGTGCTGATCTGCGATCTCGATGCGCAGTGCAACGCAACCGTCGCCCTCGGGCTTGGTCGCGAGCTTCGCCCCTCCTCCTACGATTGTCTGATCGGTCAGTGCTCGGTCGCCGAGGCGGCGCAACCCGCGGGGCCCGACAACATGTGGATCGTGCCCGCGAACCGGGACCTCGCGGGCGCCTCGGTCGAGCTGCCGCGGATCGATGGGTCTGAGCGCCACCTGCGCCGCATGCTCGGACCCATCAGGGAGCGGTTCGGGATCACCTTGCTCGATTGTCCACCGTCGCTGGGCCCGGTGACAGTCAACGCGCTGATGGCCGCGGACCGCGTGATCGTGCCGGTGCAGGCCGAGTACCTGGCGCTCGAGGGGCTCGTCCAGTTCCTGGAGACCGTTCGCCTGCTGCAGCGCGAGCTCAACCCGGGCTTGGTTCTGACCGGCGTCGTGATCACCATGCACGACGAGCGGACGAAGCTCGCCCAGGACGTGGAGCGCCAGCTTCGCGAGCACTTCCCTGAGCTCATGTTTCGCACGGTGATTCCCCGCAGCGTCCGGGTCGCGGAGGCGCCCAGCTTCGGCGTGCCCGTGCTCGCACATGCGCCCGCCTCGCGCGGCGCATCCGCGTACCGTGACTTGGCGCTCGAGCTGGCTGAGCGGGAGCGCGCCGAGCAGGTGTCGGTCGAGCACTTCCAGGCTGAGGAGGCTGAGATGAGGGTCGAGGCGCATGGCTAG
- a CDS encoding alpha/beta hydrolase-fold protein, translating into MPRARVGMGIVLAGSVAAVALWGGTATASGSLYQGPAPRPGPDILYRPAAKAPQLQNSGIWRANPILISGASAYRRGEFLYQDFLYDDHGAHGESRDPGDPRTGEDSFSAPNGTYTYPTDPAYANNAADLVELRVKPLPDATAFRITLNTLKDPPLVATTIAIGSSAEPREFPHGANVSAPAAFFLTVHGNHGELVRASDSKVLNPAPQVSIDAQRRQIRVLVPHSVWNPGERTIRLAAGVGLWNRATGRYRVPAEGATADRPGGAAGLTDPAAFFNVAFRFGEPWQHTFPPNTVFSDAAWWRDRQQGNALAENNISAFFAKVDFAKLVAGVTDNQYGKPGGVPRSGPMDRIVASHFETKQGADYSTTCGSPNDCQGELRGRLQPYAIYVPKKPTPSGGYGLTLLLHSLGANYNQFGDSRNQSQFGDRGPGSIVITPEGRGPDGWYYGHAGADAFEVWADVARRYRLDPQWTAIAGYSMGGYGTYKFATQYPDLFARANPVVGPPGLGVWVPPSPPQPGGAASNTNRMLASVRQIPFLIWNGSEDELVPVAGATAQAQTFDDLGYRYRFDLFTNADHFALAVNDQYAPAAAFLGTSEVNRNPAHVTYVVNPTMDFPSAGTVANHAYWLSGLALRDRSGNAPLGRVDARSEGFGLIDPAKNPTQTGPGTLEGGNLGTMPYNERLKTWDPGTSTTAHQVLHLNAQNLAQVVVHPARARLSCNAHLDVTTDGPLTLRLAGCGRTLTFGGS; encoded by the coding sequence GTGCCCAGGGCGCGGGTCGGGATGGGGATTGTGCTTGCCGGTTCGGTTGCCGCCGTCGCGCTCTGGGGCGGGACGGCCACGGCCAGCGGATCCCTCTACCAGGGCCCCGCCCCGCGGCCCGGCCCCGACATCCTTTACCGGCCGGCGGCGAAGGCGCCGCAGCTCCAAAACAGCGGCATCTGGCGGGCCAACCCGATCCTGATCTCGGGCGCAAGCGCGTACCGGCGGGGGGAGTTCCTCTACCAGGACTTCCTCTACGACGACCACGGCGCGCACGGCGAGTCTCGCGACCCCGGCGACCCTCGCACCGGGGAAGACAGCTTCTCGGCCCCCAATGGCACCTACACGTACCCGACCGACCCGGCATACGCGAACAACGCCGCCGACCTGGTCGAGCTGCGGGTGAAGCCGCTCCCCGATGCCACCGCCTTTCGGATCACCCTCAACACACTCAAGGACCCTCCGTTGGTGGCTACCACGATCGCAATCGGCAGCTCGGCGGAGCCCCGTGAGTTCCCCCATGGGGCGAACGTGAGCGCACCGGCCGCTTTCTTCCTCACCGTCCATGGCAACCACGGTGAGCTCGTACGCGCCAGCGACTCGAAGGTGCTCAACCCGGCGCCGCAGGTTTCCATCGACGCGCAGCGGCGCCAGATCCGGGTCCTCGTTCCCCACAGCGTCTGGAATCCCGGCGAGCGCACCATTCGCCTTGCTGCCGGCGTCGGGTTATGGAACAGGGCGACAGGGCGGTATCGCGTCCCCGCCGAGGGCGCCACCGCCGATCGTCCCGGGGGCGCCGCCGGGCTCACTGATCCCGCGGCCTTCTTCAATGTCGCCTTCCGCTTCGGGGAGCCTTGGCAGCACACGTTCCCTCCCAACACCGTGTTCAGCGACGCGGCTTGGTGGCGTGACCGCCAGCAGGGCAACGCGCTCGCCGAGAACAACATCTCCGCGTTTTTCGCCAAGGTTGATTTCGCCAAGCTGGTGGCCGGGGTCACGGACAACCAGTACGGCAAGCCAGGCGGCGTGCCACGAAGCGGCCCGATGGACCGGATCGTCGCCAGCCACTTCGAGACCAAGCAGGGCGCCGACTACTCGACCACCTGCGGCAGCCCCAATGACTGCCAGGGGGAGCTCCGTGGGCGGCTTCAGCCCTATGCGATCTACGTTCCCAAAAAGCCCACCCCCTCAGGAGGCTACGGACTGACCCTCCTGCTCCACTCGCTCGGTGCGAACTACAACCAGTTCGGCGACAGCCGCAACCAGTCGCAGTTCGGCGATCGCGGGCCGGGATCCATCGTGATCACGCCCGAGGGCCGCGGCCCGGACGGCTGGTACTACGGCCACGCGGGGGCCGACGCCTTCGAGGTCTGGGCGGACGTCGCCAGGCGCTACCGGCTCGATCCGCAATGGACGGCGATCGCCGGCTACTCGATGGGCGGTTACGGCACCTACAAGTTCGCGACTCAGTACCCGGACCTGTTCGCGCGAGCGAACCCTGTCGTCGGCCCCCCGGGTCTTGGGGTCTGGGTGCCGCCCTCCCCGCCGCAACCGGGTGGCGCCGCGAGCAACACCAACCGCATGCTGGCCTCGGTCCGGCAGATCCCCTTCCTGATCTGGAACGGAAGCGAGGACGAGCTGGTCCCGGTCGCCGGCGCGACGGCACAGGCGCAGACGTTCGACGACCTGGGCTATCGCTACAGGTTCGACCTGTTCACGAACGCGGACCACTTCGCGCTCGCCGTCAACGACCAGTACGCCCCGGCCGCGGCCTTCCTCGGCACAAGCGAGGTCAACCGGAACCCCGCCCACGTGACTTACGTCGTCAATCCGACCATGGACTTTCCCTCCGCTGGCACGGTTGCCAATCACGCTTACTGGCTCTCGGGCCTCGCGCTGCGTGACCGCAGCGGCAACGCGCCTCTTGGGCGGGTGGACGCACGCTCGGAGGGGTTCGGGCTGATCGACCCGGCGAAGAACCCCACCCAAACCGGTCCCGGGACACTCGAAGGCGGCAATCTGGGCACCATGCCCTACAACGAGCGCCTGAAGACCTGGGATCCCGGCACCAGCACCACCGCACACCAAGTGCTCCACCTCAACGCCCAGAACCTGGCCCAGGTGGTCGTGCATCCCGCCCGCGCGCGCCTCAGCTGCAATGCGCACCTGGACGTCACCACCGATGGGCCCCTGACCTTGAGACTCGCGGGCTGCGGCCGAACCCTGACGTTCGGCGGCAGCTAG
- the rsmG gene encoding 16S rRNA (guanine(527)-N(7))-methyltransferase RsmG — MSAESRAAIPVSGQARAALEAVLEMLAEDRSAPSAVRDPERAWRVHVADSLTGLEVEALRAARRVADLGAGAGFPGLPVAVARPECRVDLIEATRRKCEFIRRAIQRAGIKNAEVVCERSEAWAGELPPDGGREGYDAVTARAVGRLSTLAELASPLLVQGGALVAWKGRRDAEEEAELRRASARLAMEAEEVRWVGPYAGSRNRHLHILRKTGPTPGNLPRRPGMAKKRPLGAISPRG; from the coding sequence TTGAGCGCCGAGTCGCGGGCCGCCATCCCGGTTTCCGGTCAGGCGCGAGCGGCGCTGGAAGCAGTCCTCGAGATGCTCGCCGAGGATCGCTCGGCGCCGAGCGCCGTTCGTGATCCTGAACGTGCCTGGCGGGTCCACGTGGCCGATTCTCTGACCGGGCTCGAGGTCGAGGCGCTGCGAGCCGCGCGGCGAGTGGCCGACCTCGGCGCGGGCGCGGGGTTTCCCGGCCTGCCCGTCGCGGTTGCGCGACCCGAGTGCCGGGTCGATCTGATCGAGGCGACCCGGCGCAAGTGCGAGTTCATCCGCCGGGCGATCCAGCGAGCGGGAATCAAAAATGCCGAGGTCGTCTGCGAGCGCTCCGAGGCCTGGGCGGGCGAGCTGCCCCCCGACGGCGGTCGCGAGGGCTACGACGCCGTCACAGCCCGGGCGGTCGGGCGCCTCTCGACTCTCGCCGAGTTGGCGTCGCCGCTTCTCGTCCAGGGGGGCGCTCTCGTGGCCTGGAAGGGACGCCGCGACGCGGAAGAGGAGGCGGAGCTGCGCCGAGCCTCCGCGCGCCTGGCAATGGAGGCGGAGGAGGTGCGATGGGTGGGTCCATACGCAGGCTCGCGAAACCGCCACTTGCACATCCTGCGGAAGACGGGGCCGACTCCCGGCAATCTCCCGCGGCGCCCCGGGATGGCGAAGAAGCGCCCGCTGGGTGCCATCTCCCCTCGTGGGTAA
- a CDS encoding bifunctional nuclease family protein codes for MQIYGVSFDMVGKQPIVLLKTVDGNRFLPIWIGHPEAAAILMKLQGASTPRPMTHDLLSDLLEQLDAKCERVAVTELRDNTFYASITVSMNGSELEIDSRPSDAIALAVRTQAPIFAADDVIDESSIEFEHEVEDTEEVVEKFKDFLDQVTPEDFAKGEE; via the coding sequence ATGCAGATTTACGGCGTCAGCTTCGACATGGTCGGCAAGCAGCCGATCGTGCTGTTGAAGACCGTGGATGGGAACCGGTTTCTGCCGATCTGGATCGGCCACCCCGAGGCCGCGGCGATCCTGATGAAGCTCCAGGGCGCCTCAACCCCGCGACCGATGACCCATGACCTCCTCTCAGACCTGCTCGAGCAGCTCGATGCGAAGTGCGAGCGGGTGGCCGTCACCGAGCTTCGCGACAACACCTTCTACGCGTCGATCACGGTCTCCATGAACGGCTCCGAGCTCGAGATCGACTCTCGTCCCTCCGACGCGATCGCCTTGGCGGTGCGGACCCAGGCGCCGATCTTCGCTGCCGACGACGTGATCGACGAGTCGTCGATCGAGTTCGAGCACGAGGTCGAGGACACCGAGGAGGTGGTCGAGAAGTTCAAGGACTTTCTCGACCAGGTGACGCCCGAAGACTTCGCCAAGGGCGAGGAGTAG
- a CDS encoding SRPBCC family protein: protein MSEARQQAYIEAPIGVVWDLLEDVDRHPEWWPRVLEIECNDDFEPGCTYREVVKGPVGQDDMLLHVDRMEDCKELLIRCVNTGTFVHWLLTEAQEGTFVDARFGMEPSKFQYRVFDFVAGKRYFRSWLLQSLEAMQRAAATKAEA from the coding sequence ATGTCCGAGGCTCGTCAACAGGCGTACATCGAGGCGCCGATCGGCGTGGTCTGGGACCTGCTGGAGGACGTCGACCGGCACCCGGAGTGGTGGCCGCGCGTGCTCGAGATCGAATGTAACGACGACTTCGAGCCAGGCTGCACCTATCGCGAGGTGGTCAAGGGCCCGGTCGGCCAGGACGACATGCTCCTGCACGTGGACCGGATGGAGGACTGCAAGGAGCTACTCATCCGGTGTGTGAACACGGGCACCTTCGTGCACTGGCTGCTCACGGAGGCCCAGGAGGGAACCTTCGTCGACGCCCGATTCGGCATGGAGCCGAGCAAGTTCCAGTACCGGGTCTTCGACTTCGTCGCGGGCAAGCGCTACTTCCGCAGCTGGCTCCTCCAGTCGCTCGAGGCGATGCAGCGCGCGGCTGCAACCAAGGCCGAAGCGTAA